The sequence below is a genomic window from Methylotuvimicrobium sp. KM2.
GTCGCACACATCGATCTGATTATCGGCCCACGCGGTTCGGCTGCCGAAACCGCTTTCGCAAACTGCCTGACAAACAACAAAGACGGTTTCTCCAGCTTGCTTGCTGTTGTTGCCCCTAACTTGATGGTAAAACCTGCGACCGTAATGTTCAATAAGGTCACGATCAAAGGTTCCAAGCAAGCCGTCCAAATGTTCGGACCCGCTCAGCGCGGCGTGGCGATGGCGGTTGCTGATTCGGTCGAAAGCGGCATTATTCCTGCCGACGAAGCCGACAATCTGTTTATTTCGGTAGGTGTTTTTATCCACTGGATGGCTGAAGACGACGCCAAAATTCAACAATACAACTACGAAGCGACTAAAGAAGCAATCGAGCGTGCCGTTGCCGGTTCTCCAACCGCTCAGGAAGTCGTGGCCGGCAAAGCGACTGCAACGCATCCATTTGCGGCGAATTAAGGAATAAGTTGACCGTTTCCGGTCGGGATGACTGGACAAATCGGCAGGATAGCCGGTTTGCATTGACTCGAAGGATAATGCATAAGGAAGGGCATAGTAAGTTCGACGCCATGGACGGCCCCCCTCTCCCATTCAAACAATAAAAAACGAGAACTATTCGATATTCAGTTTTAGTGTTTCGGTAATGTAATCCCGCCTTCCTCGACGATTAGCGCTTTTTTCAACATGTCGCTGGCCGACGGGTATTTTTCGTAAATGTCTCCGATCGTTTTGTAGTAAGCAATCGTATCGAATGGCTGCTTGGCTTGCTGTTCGGTGATGTCTGCCAGTATGGCGCCGAATTCCGGCGTTGTGGTAACGACGCGCAAGCCTTTGACGATGCTTGTAGCCGAATCGACCAATACCAGATTGAATGGCAGATAGCCGGGGCCGGTTGCGACAGTTTCATCGCCGGCTAAGTGAATTGTGAAAGCTAGGTCCGACCATTCCAGAAAATTATCGATCTTAAACAAAAAAAACAGCGCATCGTTCTCGGTAAAAAGTCCGAACGAACACGAGCCATTCAAAAAGGCATCGATTTGTTGTCGATTCAGCGAAAAATTAAAGGTCAGCACCGGGGTGCCGTTGACCAGAATTACGCTCATGCCTTCGTCAGGCAAATTGTGATCGAATCGTTCGCCGACCGTTAATTTCATAATATCCGACATATCAGGATTGCCGAGCATGCGTGTAGAGGTTATTGAATAGGCGGATTGCAACCAGAATCAGCGCTTGCGTGATTTGTGTGGCAGGTACCCGGCTTGGGTTTTCCGAGGCATAATCATCGACTGCTGCGTTCATAAATGCAATGAGCCCGGATTGCGGAGTTTCATCGTGTGTTCTTGAAATCATTCTTTGTTGCAACGAGTTCCGGATTTTTTCGTCCATGTCTTGATTTTTCTTCACGGCTTGCAATTCGGTATCGAGTAGCATCGCTTGTTTTTGAAGCCAATCGATATCGAGTTCGTTTTGCGCGGGCAGTGGGCCGAAGGCTTTTTGAAATACGCAGAGCAAGTCGAAGCACAAATCCATGAATAAATGCGCCATGTCTTGATTCTGCTCGGCAATGATGCCGGGAAAAATACCGAACAGCATCTGCGCGAGCATCGTCTGGTCGGTTTGGAAGTCGGCCATGATTTTTCTGCCGGTTGTCTCGTCGATGCTTTTGGCGTATTCGAGGGCTTTATAAAGCTCTCGGTCTGTCAGTGCTTGCATGATTTTTTCCGATAATGAAGTTAGTTGTGGAATGATATCATTTTGATGCAAGGCAATAAAAATGCGCAGAGTTCTAGGCATTTATTCGGCGCTAAATCTTACTGTGAAAGTTCATAGATTTAGACCAATTATCTAATTTTTCGATATACAAATCTCCGTTCTGGCAATTCCGGTTCTGAAGAGGGTGCGGTTGCTCGATCGACAGGCGTCGGCGGCAGGGCAGATTTTTGCTCCTGCAAAATCTGCATTCACGCCGTCCTTGGCTTTCGAGCCGCCGTCGAGCCTACATGGACGTATTCACGGCGTCCTGTCGGGCGAGTGACCGCACCCTCCCCACCAGAGAACTTTCATTTGCCAGGGCGATGGCTAGGCCTTCATGAACGTTACTTAGGATTTCTGACAAATAAACCTAAAAAGAGCAGTTGACGCGTTTTTTCCTTTGTAGGGCGGACTATTTCTCGTTCGCTTACCGCGTACCCAAACTCAGCGTCGCAGTGATGCCTGGCTCTTTCCTAACCGGATTCAGTTCTGTCGCGAGTAGGAATATCCGGTTTCCGGGGATACCGCCTTCGGCAATCAGGTAGTTTTGTATTGCTCCGGCTCGGCGTACTGCTAAGTCGTTTAGTCGTTGTTGATCGGGTTCCAAGGTCGCCTCGAGCGTTTTCCGAGCGATCTCATAAAAGTCGCCTTGTTCGGGATTTTTCAATCTTGGTCTGCCGAAGAGCGTGTAGTCGGCCAGCATCGGAAATTTCTCGATGAAGAGTTGTGCCAGCAAACGCTGTTCTTCGTCTTCGGATAGCGTGACATATTCCGCGCGGATTCTTCTACCTTCCGCTCTGAGTTCTTTCGCTCTCATCGATTTCAGTTGATCGTTAAGCGCTTCCGAGCGCAACGCCGGCCAGTCCAGAGCCTCGAAAGCGGCGCCTTTGATTTCCAATCTGAGAGCCAGTCTGTCTTTCAATGCCTTAGCCAATGCGTCGAGCTTGGCTTTTTCGGCCTCTGCGATTTTGGTGCTGCCCGGTTCGAAAGTGATAGCGCTTAAATCCTGTTCCGCGTCGAACATTGATGCGATGGCTCTGAATGGTGATGTGGCGATGTTTCTTATCAGGTTGCCGAGCGCTCTCATCACTAACGAGCCGACGCTGAATTCCGGATCGTCGAGACTTCCGGTAATAGGTAAGTCGATATTGATTTGCCCTTTGGAGTCTTTCAGTAATGCAATCGCTAAATTTAACGGTAGCGATACCGCATCGGGGTTTTCGACTCTCTCGCCGAGCGTGAATTGATCGATGAACAGATTGTTCTGTGCGTTGAGTTTGCCTTGGTCGATCGTGTATTTGAGATCCAGCGACATTTGACCTCTTTCGATTTTATAACCGGCAAATTGAGCCATGTAGGGCGTGACCAGCGGCAACGGCATGTCCTTGAAATTAAGTTCGATCGCTGAATCGCCGCTGTCCATTTGATAATTGCCGGCAATGCCGACACTGGCCAAATTATAAACCTTGCCTTGCAGCGACAGATCGGCGGTAGCGCCGGGCTGGGACGAAATGCCGGACAAGACGCCTTCAAGATTATTCATTTGCGTGACGAAAGGCAGTATCAGCGAGTAGTCGGCAAAATCGGACAAGCCTCTTTTGACTTCGATTCGGCCGATATGGTAATGGATTGGGCTATCGGATTCGGTTTCGGGCTGTTCGGTCTCCGGTGTTTCGGTCGCTAAGACGATATCGTTGAAGTTCGTCGTTCCGTCTTTTTTGATCAATACGCGAATGTAAGGCCGGTCGAAGCGGATGTCTTCAAAAATGAACCGGTTAGCCGCTAGGTCAATCGAAATACTGCCGAGATCAAGCTTACGCCATTTGACGAAATCCCGGCGTTGAACTTGATCGCGAGTTAACAGCCTGTCTATATGAGCATCACCTTGAAATTTCAAGTCCAGCTCGTCCTGTTCATTGATTGCCAATAAAGCCTGACCTTGAGCGGAAAAATCGCCTTCTATGAGGTCCAAACGAACATGACTTTCCAAGTAGGGTTGGAAAGTTTTTAGCGCGATCGCATCGACTTTGAGTTCGAGGTCGGCCCATAGCGGGGTAGGGGCTAATCGACCTTCGATGTTGATCGAGCCGGTTTCATTGACTTTCGTGTGTAAACGAACCGGTGATTTTTGATCGGTTTGATCCGTTAAGTGCTCGATGCCGACGGTCAGATCGGACAAGGTGATCGGAGCCGGTGTTTTTTGAGTTTTGTCGGTAAACGCTATTTGATAGCCGTCGATAGTGAACGAGTCGAGCACGAATTGCCAGGGTTTACTATCGGATGTCGGTAGCGAATCGTTTTTTTCGGTGCTTTCGTCACCGAATAGAGCTAGATAGTTGAATTGACCGTCCGGGTTGAGCCAGGCTTTCAGCTTCGCGCCTTTCGATGTCAGCGACGCGATATGGATGCGCTGTTTAGCGGTATCGGTCTTGATGCCGCTAGCTGCTAGTGCCGGAATGTTGATGAGTTCGCTATCTTGCCCGTTAGCCCCGAATTGGAGTTCGCTCAGATCTATTTTGCCTTTTTCGATTTGGATGGCCATGTCAGGGGTCACTGTCACATCGGCTGCAATCGTTAAACGACTCAATTCGGCTTCGAGCAGTTCGGTATGCGGCTTGAAGGCCATTTTTAGTTTGTTGAGATCGAATCGGCTTTGATCTATGCTCAGTTTGAGACCTTGTTCATTGCTTTCGGCTGTATAGACGGCATCGAAAGCCATTTTATGCGCCGATAGTTCAGGGATGTCGGCGGAAGGCTTGGAAGGTTTCAGGATGAATGTGTCGAGTGCCAGTTTAGCGGTATCGGTGTTGACTTTTAATTCGCCATTGGCTGTTGCCAGACTGAAGTTGGCGCCTAATCCGACGGATTTAACGCTAATATCGGTTCTTTGTCCCTGTTCCGTGGGGATATTTAGGCTGAGGTTGCCCACATTGAGTTGGTTTGGCGTCGTAGTCTTGAGCGTTATCTCGTCATTGGACATCGTCAGTTCGTAATTGGCATCGAACTTGAGTGATTTAGCCTCGATATCGGAGTCTTGGCCGGGTTCTGCGGCGATTTTGAGTTTGAGATTATCGGCGCCGAACCGGATGGGTTTGATTGCTGCGGTTATGCCGTCCTCTTCGGTATTCAACGTATAGTCGACCGAAAGATTCAGTTCGCCGTCGTCGACTTTGATATCGCCGATTTCCTGTAAAAAAAGCTGTCCGATTCGAGTTAATCCGACTTTTTCCAGTTTAATCGAGCCTTGCGATTGTAGGGGCTTAAGTGTGATCGAGCCTTGCCAATCGAGCGTGGTACTCGAGTCCGAAATAAAAGAAAATTGCAGCGGGGCAGGTTCGGAATCGACCGAATTGAGTTCGCTCAACGATAGGTTAATCGAGCCGAAAGTTTCTTTTTGCGGTTCGGCCAGTTGAAGATCGTCCCAAAGGACAGATCCTTCCAAAACGGCTAGGCCGCGGAGTCGGAACGCAAATATTCCGGTATCTTCTTCGATAGGTTGTGCTTCCGGGTCCGCTTCGGTCAAATCGGCGAAATTGAATATGCCTTCAGAGTCTTTGGCGATTCTGACGAAGGGTTCGGTCAAGGAAACTTTCTCGATGATAGGCTTAAAATGCGTAATTGAATCGAAGCCAGCGATATCGATATAAAGGTCTTTGAATGACGCGAATGTTTGTCCGTCGGTTTCTTTTAATTCGAAGCCGTTGACAGCCATTTCCAGCGTGAATGGATTGATCGATAGTTTTTCGACAACAGCCTCGCGTCCGATTTCCTGGTGGATGACTTTAGGGAGTTGCTTTTTCAGAACGGCCGGCACGATCCAAAAGCCGGCGAGGGCATACAATGCAAACAAGATCGAAAGGACTGCAATAGTTTTGGTTCGGTTTCGTAATCCATTTTGTATCCGTTCTAATAAAACAGCGGTATTCATTCGGCCTCCGCGTC
It includes:
- the fae gene encoding formaldehyde-activating enzyme — translated: MAKISNLRVGESLVGDGNEVAHIDLIIGPRGSAAETAFANCLTNNKDGFSSLLAVVAPNLMVKPATVMFNKVTIKGSKQAVQMFGPAQRGVAMAVADSVESGIIPADEADNLFISVGVFIHWMAEDDAKIQQYNYEATKEAIERAVAGSPTAQEVVAGKATATHPFAAN
- a CDS encoding DUF748 domain-containing protein, producing MNTAVLLERIQNGLRNRTKTIAVLSILFALYALAGFWIVPAVLKKQLPKVIHQEIGREAVVEKLSINPFTLEMAVNGFELKETDGQTFASFKDLYIDIAGFDSITHFKPIIEKVSLTEPFVRIAKDSEGIFNFADLTEADPEAQPIEEDTGIFAFRLRGLAVLEGSVLWDDLQLAEPQKETFGSINLSLSELNSVDSEPAPLQFSFISDSSTTLDWQGSITLKPLQSQGSIKLEKVGLTRIGQLFLQEIGDIKVDDGELNLSVDYTLNTEEDGITAAIKPIRFGADNLKLKIAAEPGQDSDIEAKSLKFDANYELTMSNDEITLKTTTPNQLNVGNLSLNIPTEQGQRTDISVKSVGLGANFSLATANGELKVNTDTAKLALDTFILKPSKPSADIPELSAHKMAFDAVYTAESNEQGLKLSIDQSRFDLNKLKMAFKPHTELLEAELSRLTIAADVTVTPDMAIQIEKGKIDLSELQFGANGQDSELINIPALAASGIKTDTAKQRIHIASLTSKGAKLKAWLNPDGQFNYLALFGDESTEKNDSLPTSDSKPWQFVLDSFTIDGYQIAFTDKTQKTPAPITLSDLTVGIEHLTDQTDQKSPVRLHTKVNETGSINIEGRLAPTPLWADLELKVDAIALKTFQPYLESHVRLDLIEGDFSAQGQALLAINEQDELDLKFQGDAHIDRLLTRDQVQRRDFVKWRKLDLGSISIDLAANRFIFEDIRFDRPYIRVLIKKDGTTNFNDIVLATETPETEQPETESDSPIHYHIGRIEVKRGLSDFADYSLILPFVTQMNNLEGVLSGISSQPGATADLSLQGKVYNLASVGIAGNYQMDSGDSAIELNFKDMPLPLVTPYMAQFAGYKIERGQMSLDLKYTIDQGKLNAQNNLFIDQFTLGERVENPDAVSLPLNLAIALLKDSKGQINIDLPITGSLDDPEFSVGSLVMRALGNLIRNIATSPFRAIASMFDAEQDLSAITFEPGSTKIAEAEKAKLDALAKALKDRLALRLEIKGAAFEALDWPALRSEALNDQLKSMRAKELRAEGRRIRAEYVTLSEDEEQRLLAQLFIEKFPMLADYTLFGRPRLKNPEQGDFYEIARKTLEATLEPDQQRLNDLAVRRAGAIQNYLIAEGGIPGNRIFLLATELNPVRKEPGITATLSLGTR